A region of the Actinomycetota bacterium genome:
TGCCGCCGCCGATCTCCACACCGTTGAGGACGAGGTCGTAGCTGAACGACAGGACCGAGGCGGGATCCGAGCCCAGCGTGTCGAGATGCTCGTCGAAGGGGCGCGTGAAGGGATGGTGGTTGGCCGTCCAGCGCTTGGCCTCCGCATCCCACTTGAGCAGCGGGAAGTCCACGACCCACAGCGGGTGGAAGCCTTCGAGCGGCAGGTCGAGCCCGCTCGCGACCTCGAGGCGGATGATGCCGAGGACCTCGTTGGCGACCTCGCGCTGGTCGGCGACGATGAGCACCAGGTCTCCGGGAGCGACATCGAGAGTCTCGCGCATCGCGGCCATCTCCTCTGCCGAGAAGAACTTCGCGATCGGTGAGCGGACGTCGCCCTCGCTCGGGAACGCCACCCACGCGAGGCCCTTGGCCCCGGAGTCGATCGCAAGCTGGTTCAGGGCATCGATTCGCCCGCGGCTGAAGTCGCCGCAGCCCTTGGCGTTGATCCCCTTGATCATGCCGCCGGACTCCAGCGCCGCCGAGAAGACTTTGAAGCCGCTCTCGGAGAACACGCCCGAGAGATCGGCGAGCTCCATCCCGAAACGCACGTCGGGGCGATCGCTGCCGAAGCGGTCCATCGCATCAGCGTACGTCAGGCGCTCGATGGTGGTAGGCCACTCGATGCCGGCGTCGGCCATGACCTCGGCGAAGACGTCCTCAACTAGCGAGAGGATCTGCTCTTGCGAAGCGAAGCTCATCTCGATGTCGATCTGCGTGAACTCCGGCTGGCGGTCAGCGCGAAGATCCTCGTCGCGGAAGCACCGGGCGATCTGGTAGTAGCGCTCGATGCCGGCCACCATCAGAAGCTGCTTGAAGAGCTGCGGGGATTGCGGCAGCGCGTAGAACTCGCCTGCGCTCATCCGGCTAGGCACGATGAAGTCACGTGCCCCCTCCGGCGTGGACTTCGTGAGGATCGGCGTCTCGACCTCCAGGAAACCGCGCTCACCTAAGCTTCGGCGGAAGCTCTGCGCCACGCGGTCGCGCAGCACAAGCGCAGAGAGCATCTCGGGCCTGCGGATATCGAGGTAGCGCCACTTCAGGCGCGTGAGTTCGTCCGCGTCCGTGGTGCCTGCGATCTCGAACGCCGGCGTCTGTGAGGCATTCAGCACGACTGCCGAGGCAACCGCCACCTCGATCGCGCCGGTAGTCAGATTCGGGTTGACGGTGCCCTCGGGGCGTGGCCTGACGGTGCCCTCGACCTGGACCACCCACTCGGGGCGAAGCGATTCGGCGATCGCGAAAGCGGCCGCATCCTCGGGTCCGAAGACGCACTGGGTCAGGCCGCTGCGGTCGCGGATGTCGATGAAGATGAGCCCGCCGTGGTCGCGTCGGCGATGCACCCAACCGGCGAGCGTGACTGAGGCACCTGCGTCATCGGAGCGCAGGGCCCCGCAAGTGTGCGAGCGAGATGAATAACGAGCGTCGAACATCAGGTCATACCCTTTCTTCGGGGGAATACGATTCCCAAACAGCCTCGACGAGCTCGGTTAACGCGACCCGGGACTCCTGCTTGGTGTCCATGCGTCGCAAAGTGACCTCACCGGCCGCGATCTCCTCTGGGCCCACCACCACGACGAGTGGCGCACCCAGCTTGTCTGCATACTTGAACTGCGCTTTGAGCGATCTGCCCAAGTGGTCCATCTCGGCTGCGAAACCTGCGTCGCGCAACCTTTGGGTCGCCGAGAAGACCTCGCCTGCCACCGTCGCGTCCACGCGGGCGACGAACACCTGGATCCGCGGCTCGGCAGGCGGGTTGGCACCGGTGGCCTGCAACGCGAGCATCATGCGCTCGAATCCCACAGCGAAACCAAGCCCCGGCGTCGACTTACCGCCGAACTGCTCGAACAGGCGGTCATACCGTCCGCCCCCGCCGATCGCGTTCTGTGAGCCTAAGCCTGCGTCTACCTGCACCTCGAACACCGTGCGGGTGTAGTAGTCGAGTCCTCGCACGAGCCTGGGTGCCTCTTGGTATGGAATCGCCAGGGTATCAAGGTGCCCCTTAACCGCCGAGTAGTGATCAGCGCACGCGCCGCAGAGCTGATCGCGGAGTAGCGGTGCTTCGGCCATCACCTCGACACACGCAGGGTTCTTGCAGTCGAATGCACGCAGCGGGTTTGTCTGCGCGCGACGCGAGCACTCCTCGCACAGGCGAGATGCGTTCTGGACGATGAATCCGGCTTGCAGTTCGCGATATGCGGGCCGACACTCCTCATCGCCCATCGAGTTGATGAGCAGGCGCATCGATTCGGCGGGTATCCCCGCGTCTTGGAAGAAGCGCCACATGAGTGCGATCGCCTCGGCATCTGCAGTGGGCTCGGGTGCACCGAGGATCTCCGCGCCGACCTGCCAGAACTGGCGCATTCGGCCCTTCTGTGGGCGCTCGTAGCGGAACATCGGACCCATGTAATAGAGCTTGGCCGCCACGCCGGGCGGCACTAGGTTGTGCTGGATGGCAGCCCGCACGACGCTTGCGGTGCCTTCAGGGCGAAGTGTGAGCGAGTTGGGCG
Encoded here:
- the hisS gene encoding histidine--tRNA ligase, which gives rise to MDYRAPKGTVDMLPDAASEWERISGIAQDIFWRYGYEPVYTPLFEHTEVFSRGIGEATDIVSKEMYTFLDRSDPPNSLTLRPEGTASVVRAAIQHNLVPPGVAAKLYYMGPMFRYERPQKGRMRQFWQVGAEILGAPEPTADAEAIALMWRFFQDAGIPAESMRLLINSMGDEECRPAYRELQAGFIVQNASRLCEECSRRAQTNPLRAFDCKNPACVEVMAEAPLLRDQLCGACADHYSAVKGHLDTLAIPYQEAPRLVRGLDYYTRTVFEVQVDAGLGSQNAIGGGGRYDRLFEQFGGKSTPGLGFAVGFERMMLALQATGANPPAEPRIQVFVARVDATVAGEVFSATQRLRDAGFAAEMDHLGRSLKAQFKYADKLGAPLVVVVGPEEIAAGEVTLRRMDTKQESRVALTELVEAVWESYSPEERV
- the aspS gene encoding aspartate--tRNA ligase; the encoded protein is MFDARYSSRSHTCGALRSDDAGASVTLAGWVHRRRDHGGLIFIDIRDRSGLTQCVFGPEDAAAFAIAESLRPEWVVQVEGTVRPRPEGTVNPNLTTGAIEVAVASAVVLNASQTPAFEIAGTTDADELTRLKWRYLDIRRPEMLSALVLRDRVAQSFRRSLGERGFLEVETPILTKSTPEGARDFIVPSRMSAGEFYALPQSPQLFKQLLMVAGIERYYQIARCFRDEDLRADRQPEFTQIDIEMSFASQEQILSLVEDVFAEVMADAGIEWPTTIERLTYADAMDRFGSDRPDVRFGMELADLSGVFSESGFKVFSAALESGGMIKGINAKGCGDFSRGRIDALNQLAIDSGAKGLAWVAFPSEGDVRSPIAKFFSAEEMAAMRETLDVAPGDLVLIVADQREVANEVLGIIRLEVASGLDLPLEGFHPLWVVDFPLLKWDAEAKRWTANHHPFTRPFDEHLDTLGSDPASVLSFSYDLVLNGVEIGGGTLRIHDSELQARVLALMGLSAEEITEKFGFLLEALSQGAPPHGGIALGFDRLVMILAGARSIREVIAFPKTSSGSCPLTGAPDSVSTQQLREVHLKVD